The following coding sequences are from one Haploplasma axanthum window:
- the yicI gene encoding alpha-xylosidase: protein MKFTNGEWLLKEGYELFSPKEVYFEKVIDNKLILTAPTKFIKHRGDTLGGVNLTVEISAPFEEVIRVRAYHYKGVKNHGPSFEINDKNQKLNFESNDEKIVVKSGNLRLVIDKKNWVMKYYRGEEFLTESTQRDYGYVKADWKGFAYDVPTSTNSFMQQRLSLSVGELVYGTGERFTPFVKNGQTIEIWNEDGGTSTELSYKNIPFYLTNKGYGVFINHPEKVSMEIGSENVKKVGFVVTGEELDYFFFNGPTMLNVIERYTDLTGKPALPKPWTYGLWLSTSFTTNYDEETVMSFINGMLERKIPLKVFHFDCFWMKDFHWTDFVWDKRVFKDPEGMIKRIKALGLKICVWINPYIAQESVLFDEGMEKGYLIKKPNGDVWQWDMWQPGMAIVDFTNPEAAKWYQSKLAKLVDMGVDSFKTDFGERIPTDVVYFDGSNPEKMHNYYAYIYNKVVFELLQEKLGKDEAFLFARSATAGAQKFPVHWGGDCWSNYESMAESLRGGLSLAMSGFGFWSHDIGGFESSSTADVYKRWCAFGLLSSHSRLHGSTSYRVPWVYDEEAVDVLRFYTNLKATLMPYIYSISQLANKRGIPTMRSMVLEFTNDKNTHYLDKQYMFGDALLVAPVLNEVGIGDVYLPKGNWTNYFTKEKVVGNTWNSKKYDYFSMPLMVRENTILPIGNINDNSDYNYEDNVDLQVYELLEGIKTTREVYGTDNKVKAVVTIVKNGKEVVVTVKSDKKSKLTFINLNVENKDLKTIHTDNHTIVELNSYTKETELVFNIK from the coding sequence ATGAAATTTACTAATGGAGAATGGTTGTTAAAAGAAGGCTATGAGTTATTTAGTCCTAAAGAAGTTTATTTTGAAAAAGTAATAGATAATAAACTTATTTTAACTGCACCAACTAAATTTATTAAACATCGTGGTGATACATTAGGAGGAGTAAACTTAACTGTTGAGATTTCTGCACCATTTGAAGAAGTTATTAGAGTAAGAGCATATCATTATAAAGGTGTTAAAAATCATGGACCATCATTTGAAATAAATGATAAGAATCAGAAGTTAAATTTTGAATCTAATGATGAGAAAATAGTAGTTAAAAGTGGAAATTTAAGATTAGTAATTGATAAAAAAAATTGGGTTATGAAATACTATCGTGGTGAAGAGTTCTTAACAGAATCAACACAACGTGATTATGGATATGTAAAAGCTGATTGGAAGGGTTTTGCATATGATGTTCCAACATCAACAAATAGTTTTATGCAACAAAGACTTAGTTTGTCAGTTGGAGAACTAGTTTATGGAACAGGAGAAAGATTTACTCCTTTTGTAAAAAATGGACAAACAATTGAAATATGGAATGAAGATGGTGGTACATCAACTGAACTTTCATATAAGAACATTCCATTTTATTTAACAAACAAAGGATATGGTGTATTTATTAATCATCCTGAAAAAGTATCTATGGAAATAGGTAGTGAAAATGTTAAAAAAGTAGGATTTGTTGTTACAGGAGAAGAATTAGATTATTTCTTCTTTAATGGTCCAACAATGTTAAATGTTATCGAAAGATATACTGATTTAACTGGAAAACCAGCACTTCCAAAACCTTGGACATATGGTCTTTGGTTATCGACATCATTCACTACTAATTATGATGAAGAAACTGTTATGAGTTTTATAAATGGAATGCTTGAAAGAAAAATACCTTTAAAAGTTTTCCATTTTGACTGTTTCTGGATGAAAGATTTCCATTGGACTGATTTTGTTTGGGATAAACGTGTATTTAAAGATCCAGAGGGAATGATAAAAAGAATTAAAGCCTTAGGATTGAAAATATGTGTATGGATTAATCCATATATTGCTCAAGAGTCTGTTTTATTTGATGAAGGAATGGAAAAAGGTTATTTAATTAAGAAGCCAAATGGTGATGTGTGGCAATGGGATATGTGGCAACCTGGAATGGCTATTGTTGATTTTACAAATCCAGAAGCTGCAAAATGGTATCAAAGTAAGCTTGCTAAACTTGTTGATATGGGTGTTGATAGTTTTAAAACAGATTTTGGTGAGAGAATTCCAACTGATGTTGTTTACTTTGATGGTTCAAATCCAGAAAAAATGCACAATTATTATGCATATATATATAATAAAGTTGTTTTTGAATTGTTACAAGAAAAACTTGGAAAAGATGAAGCATTCTTATTTGCTAGATCAGCAACTGCTGGTGCACAAAAATTTCCAGTACACTGGGGTGGAGATTGCTGGAGTAACTATGAATCAATGGCAGAAAGTTTAAGAGGAGGATTATCTCTTGCTATGTCTGGTTTTGGTTTTTGGAGTCATGACATTGGTGGTTTTGAAAGTTCATCAACAGCTGATGTCTATAAGAGATGGTGTGCATTTGGACTTTTATCTTCACATTCAAGATTGCATGGAAGCACAAGTTACAGAGTACCTTGGGTGTATGATGAAGAAGCGGTTGATGTTTTAAGATTTTATACAAATCTAAAAGCAACCCTTATGCCATACATTTATTCAATCTCTCAACTAGCAAATAAACGTGGTATTCCAACAATGAGAAGTATGGTTTTAGAATTTACTAACGATAAAAACACTCATTATTTAGATAAACAATATATGTTTGGTGATGCATTACTTGTTGCTCCAGTTTTAAATGAAGTAGGAATTGGTGATGTATATCTTCCAAAAGGAAATTGGACAAATTACTTTACTAAAGAAAAAGTAGTTGGAAATACTTGGAATAGTAAAAAATATGATTACTTTAGTATGCCGTTAATGGTTAGAGAAAATACGATTCTACCAATTGGAAATATTAATGATAATAGTGATTATAACTATGAAGATAATGTTGATCTTCAAGTTTATGAATTATTAGAAGGTATAAAAACAACACGTGAAGTTTATGGTACTGATAATAAAGTTAAAGCAGTAGTTACTATTGTTAAAAATGGAAAAGAAGTTGTTGTAACAGTAAAATCTGATAAAAAATCTAAATTAACATTTATTAATCTAAATGTTGAAAATAAAGATTTAAAAACAATTCATACAGACAATCATACAATTGTTGAATTAAATTCTTATACTAAAGAAACAGAATTAGTGTTTAATATTAAATAA
- a CDS encoding glycoside hydrolase family 2 TIM barrel-domain containing protein produces the protein MNETKKFNLFWKFLKQPIETTLNHILKKEKEFIDVALPHDWLIYNVKNLYETSSGWYLKDFELEIENDFSYFLKFEGVYMDSTVYINDQSVGAWKYGYTSFEFEITKYLKKGKNRVVVQVKHEHPNSRWYSGAGIYRDVWFIKKNKKRILNDGVYVKTNHFDGSVVIHTELTHDSGFLEQKLYYKDKLIAHQKDSVNNKLIKQKLVVEKPILWSPDDPNLYSLETNLYINDNLYDTHKQNVGFRDIVMDSEKGLFINGKKSKLNGVCEHHDFGSLGSVFSKVLQRRRFEQLKEMGVNAIRTAHYVPAPDFMELADEMGFLIVSDAFDMWERQKTQFDYSRFFKEHKAIDVKSWIKRDRNHVSLLMWSIGNEIYDTHVDESGLRITEELKQLVLQYDYLENAPITIGSNFMMGENAQRCTDLLKYAGYNYAEKLYNEQHLKYPDWKIYGSETGSIVQSRGIYHFPLESLILVDDDKQCSSLGNSTTSWGAKSLEYMLSYDQSLDYSLGQFIWTGFDYIGEPTPYDTKNSYFGQIDTAGFPKDSFYVYKALWTKEPVLHIFPYWDFNDNQLIDVRVASNLQVTKLFLNDRFIGEKLTKDELIPTWKIPYEKGELLVIGYDEFGNEILRDSRRSFGDGNKLKVSLSKDILKADGIDLLEIIIELEDLDGNHVYNANNEVTIKIDGPAKLLGMDNGDSTDYDEYKTNTRKLFSGKLKVLIGSLYQSGKVNLVIDSPNMESVSKTIEITEVNLIGEYKIAQESNYRIRSGESIEKSEDNKFDFISIRKIELKSKTNILSKEKNETEIEYKIYPENATNKELVWKVVNAKGVETSIAKIRQESNRVYVKGLGDGNFTLRCMDKNDKNQATIISELQFDIKGIGIAYKNPYKFISASLYDDFEGEIKSGNEKGIATSNEVKSILFFNNIDFGLNGSEYIELPIFSFDSKPLEIKLYVVEGNNKQKELIDTFTYYKDTIWDVYQSERYKLSKRLKGNKDIALEFSRSVHFKGFVFDEYDKTYEEVSVLENDMYYGDYFEKENWGFSNIGNNVSFSFNNLNFNEGISSIKICGRSKKDNNTIRLQITNVDGNELVKNIEFMKSQSFNIIDIKLDDIRGKSNVEFIFLPGSSFDFKWFKFIKNSDELKGETK, from the coding sequence ATGAATGAAACAAAAAAATTTAATCTATTTTGGAAGTTTTTAAAACAGCCAATTGAAACTACATTAAATCATATATTAAAAAAAGAAAAAGAATTTATTGATGTAGCATTACCACATGACTGGTTAATCTATAATGTTAAGAATTTATATGAAACATCAAGTGGTTGGTATTTGAAAGATTTTGAATTGGAAATTGAAAATGACTTTTCATATTTTCTTAAATTTGAAGGAGTATATATGGATTCAACAGTTTATATCAATGATCAATCTGTTGGAGCATGGAAATATGGATATACTTCCTTCGAATTTGAGATAACTAAATATTTGAAAAAAGGTAAAAATAGAGTTGTTGTTCAAGTTAAACATGAACACCCTAATTCGAGATGGTATTCAGGAGCTGGAATATATCGTGATGTTTGGTTTATAAAGAAAAATAAAAAAAGAATATTAAACGATGGCGTATATGTTAAAACTAATCATTTTGATGGTTCTGTTGTAATTCATACTGAACTTACACATGATAGTGGATTTTTAGAACAGAAATTATACTATAAAGACAAATTAATAGCACATCAAAAAGATAGTGTAAACAATAAACTAATAAAACAAAAATTAGTTGTAGAAAAACCAATTTTATGGTCGCCAGATGACCCAAATCTGTATAGTTTAGAAACAAATCTTTATATTAATGATAACTTATATGATACACATAAACAAAATGTTGGATTTAGAGATATTGTTATGGATTCTGAAAAAGGATTATTTATTAATGGTAAAAAATCTAAATTAAACGGAGTTTGTGAACATCATGATTTTGGAAGTTTAGGATCTGTATTTTCTAAAGTTTTACAAAGAAGAAGATTTGAACAGCTGAAAGAAATGGGAGTTAATGCAATTAGAACTGCGCACTATGTTCCTGCTCCAGATTTTATGGAGCTAGCAGATGAAATGGGATTCTTGATTGTTTCAGATGCTTTTGATATGTGGGAACGTCAAAAGACACAATTTGATTATTCAAGGTTTTTTAAAGAGCATAAAGCTATTGATGTTAAAAGTTGGATAAAGCGTGATAGAAATCATGTGAGCTTATTGATGTGGAGTATTGGTAATGAAATATATGATACTCATGTTGATGAATCGGGCTTAAGAATTACAGAAGAATTAAAACAATTAGTTTTACAATATGACTATTTGGAAAATGCACCAATAACAATTGGTTCCAATTTTATGATGGGTGAAAATGCACAAAGATGTACTGATTTATTGAAATATGCTGGTTATAATTATGCAGAAAAATTATATAATGAGCAACATTTAAAGTATCCAGATTGGAAAATTTATGGAAGTGAAACAGGTTCAATAGTCCAAAGCAGAGGAATTTATCATTTTCCTCTTGAATCACTTATCTTAGTTGATGATGATAAACAATGTTCATCGCTTGGAAATAGTACAACAAGTTGGGGTGCAAAATCACTTGAATATATGCTAAGTTATGATCAAAGTCTTGATTATTCATTAGGCCAATTTATTTGGACTGGTTTTGACTATATTGGTGAACCAACACCATATGATACAAAGAATTCATATTTTGGACAAATAGATACTGCTGGTTTTCCAAAAGATAGTTTCTACGTATATAAGGCTCTATGGACAAAAGAACCAGTACTACATATTTTTCCATATTGGGACTTTAATGATAATCAGTTAATTGATGTTAGAGTTGCAAGCAATTTACAAGTTACAAAATTATTTTTAAACGATAGATTTATTGGTGAGAAATTAACTAAGGATGAGTTAATCCCTACTTGGAAGATTCCATATGAAAAAGGTGAACTTCTTGTAATTGGGTATGATGAGTTTGGGAATGAGATATTAAGAGATTCACGAAGGTCTTTTGGCGATGGAAATAAACTTAAGGTTTCATTATCAAAAGATATATTAAAAGCTGATGGTATTGATTTATTAGAAATTATTATTGAACTTGAGGACCTAGATGGAAATCATGTTTATAATGCAAATAATGAAGTTACAATTAAGATAGACGGACCAGCTAAACTATTAGGAATGGATAATGGTGATAGTACGGATTATGATGAGTATAAAACTAATACACGGAAATTGTTTTCTGGGAAATTAAAAGTTCTCATTGGTTCACTATATCAAAGCGGAAAAGTAAATTTAGTTATTGATTCACCAAATATGGAGTCGGTTTCTAAAACTATTGAGATTACTGAAGTAAATTTAATTGGTGAATATAAAATAGCACAAGAATCAAATTATCGTATTCGATCAGGAGAATCTATAGAAAAATCAGAAGATAATAAATTTGATTTCATTTCAATTAGAAAAATTGAACTTAAATCAAAAACAAATATTTTAAGTAAAGAAAAAAATGAAACTGAAATTGAATATAAAATTTATCCTGAAAATGCTACGAATAAAGAATTAGTTTGGAAAGTAGTAAATGCAAAGGGTGTTGAAACAAGTATTGCTAAAATAAGACAAGAGTCTAATAGAGTATATGTTAAAGGGCTTGGAGATGGCAATTTCACTCTTAGATGTATGGATAAAAATGATAAAAATCAAGCAACAATAATATCAGAATTACAATTTGATATTAAAGGAATTGGTATTGCCTATAAAAATCCATATAAATTTATAAGTGCTAGTCTTTATGATGATTTTGAAGGTGAAATAAAGTCAGGTAATGAAAAGGGTATTGCAACTAGTAATGAAGTGAAGTCAATTTTGTTTTTTAATAATATTGATTTTGGTTTAAATGGTAGTGAGTATATCGAATTACCAATCTTTTCGTTTGATAGTAAACCTTTAGAAATCAAATTATATGTTGTTGAAGGTAATAATAAACAAAAAGAGTTAATCGATACATTTACTTATTATAAAGATACTATTTGGGATGTTTATCAATCAGAAAGATATAAGTTATCTAAAAGGTTGAAAGGTAATAAAGATATTGCATTAGAATTTAGTCGTTCAGTACATTTTAAAGGTTTTGTTTTTGATGAATACGACAAAACATATGAAGAGGTTTCTGTTTTAGAAAACGACATGTATTATGGAGATTATTTTGAAAAAGAAAATTGGGGATTTTCTAATATTGGAAATAATGTCTCATTTAGTTTTAATAATTTAAATTTTAATGAGGGAATAAGTAGCATAAAAATTTGTGGTAGATCAAAGAAAGATAATAATACAATTAGACTGCAAATAACAAATGTTGATGGTAATGAGTTAGTGAAAAATATTGAATTTATGAAGAGTCAAAGTTTTAATATTATTGATATTAAATTAGATGATATTAGAGGTAAATCAAATGTTGAGTTTATTTTCTTACCAGGTAGCAGTTTTGACTTTAAGTGGTTTAAATTTATAAAAAATAGTGATGAATTAAAAGGAGAAACAAAATGA
- a CDS encoding LacI family DNA-binding transcriptional regulator: MIKIKDIAIACGVSISTVSKALNRSHEISDETTKKIVEKANQLGYIANSNARSLKTKRSQNLGLIFVDKSDSGLGHEYFSVILNGIKKEAEEQGYDLTFISSSIGRSRNSYLNHAKYRGCDGVIIVSADFHDPKIIALVESDMPTITIDYQFHNRTAIMSDNTRGLEEIVRYLHTMGHERIAFIHGEDTDVTKQRLASFYRTCEELGINIPDEYIKTAEYHIPKNSGIATKELIELEKRPTCIIFPDDYSYMGGLTEIEKHGLKIPDDISVVGYDGIYLSRILRPVLTTYVQESEKIGETATSELIKMIENPKTYLAEKIIIDGYLQIGQTVKKIQD; this comes from the coding sequence ATGATAAAGATAAAAGATATTGCTATTGCATGTGGAGTCTCAATATCCACTGTAAGCAAGGCATTAAATAGATCACATGAGATTAGTGATGAAACAACAAAAAAAATAGTTGAAAAAGCGAACCAACTTGGATATATAGCTAATTCAAATGCTAGAAGTTTAAAAACTAAAAGGTCACAAAATCTTGGATTAATTTTTGTCGATAAATCAGACAGTGGATTAGGACATGAATATTTTAGTGTGATTTTAAATGGAATAAAAAAAGAAGCAGAAGAACAAGGTTATGATTTAACATTCATAAGTAGTAGCATAGGAAGATCACGTAATTCTTATTTAAACCATGCTAAATATCGAGGGTGTGATGGAGTTATTATTGTATCTGCTGATTTTCATGATCCTAAAATAATTGCCCTTGTTGAATCAGATATGCCAACAATAACAATCGATTATCAATTTCACAATCGAACAGCAATTATGTCCGACAATACTAGAGGTTTAGAAGAAATTGTTAGATACCTTCATACAATGGGGCATGAAAGAATCGCTTTTATTCATGGCGAAGATACAGATGTTACTAAACAAAGACTTGCAAGTTTTTATCGTACATGTGAAGAACTTGGAATTAATATACCTGATGAATATATTAAAACTGCGGAATATCATATTCCTAAAAATAGTGGAATAGCAACAAAAGAATTAATAGAACTTGAAAAAAGACCGACATGTATAATATTTCCCGATGATTATTCATATATGGGTGGATTAACGGAAATTGAGAAACATGGTTTAAAGATTCCTGATGATATTAGTGTTGTTGGGTATGATGGGATTTATCTATCAAGAATATTAAGACCTGTTTTAACTACATATGTACAAGAAAGTGAAAAAATTGGTGAAACAGCAACAAGTGAATTAATTAAAATGATAGAAAATCCTAAGACATACTTAGCAGAAAAGATTATCATTGATGGTTATTTACAAATTGGTCAAACCGTAAAAAAAATACAAGATTGA
- a CDS encoding alpha-L-fucosidase translates to MYKKISEIEKVINEGPFKDTWESLQKKNIPSWFKNSKFGIFIHWGLYSVPAFNNEWYSRNMYIEGMEEFKHHIETYGAHKGFGYKDFIPMFKADKFDPSHWAKIIKKSGAKYVFPVAEHHDGFQMYKSDISKWNSYEMGPKKDILGELKNAFNNENLIFCTSTHRAEHWFFMSHGKKFESDIPQESRKGDFYWPSFEEKGAYDFQSEPKPSKEFLEDWLERTVEIIDKYDPKILYFDWWIQHEAFKPYLKKVAAYYYNNAFKNNKDVIIAYKHDAFVYGSGIVEIERGRFKELKHFPWQTETAIANNSWCYTNNLDYKTENDVLTLLIDVVSKNGNLLLNIGPKGDGSIPQYEEKMLENIGKWLEKNGEAIYESIPYLIFGEGSTIEIEGKFSEKKIEYKNDDFRFTANNGAVYVFVLNPRDTKRFNVKTLRKATEKTEGIFSSIKKVVLLETQKEVSFKHNEEFLTIELDKSYDNYPIVFKVEME, encoded by the coding sequence ATGTATAAAAAAATAAGTGAAATAGAAAAAGTAATTAATGAAGGACCTTTTAAAGACACATGGGAATCGCTTCAAAAGAAAAATATTCCATCATGGTTTAAAAATAGTAAATTTGGTATTTTTATCCACTGGGGTCTATATAGCGTTCCAGCATTTAACAATGAATGGTATTCAAGAAATATGTATATTGAAGGTATGGAAGAATTTAAACATCATATTGAAACATATGGGGCTCATAAAGGGTTTGGATATAAAGACTTTATTCCAATGTTTAAAGCTGATAAATTTGATCCAAGTCATTGGGCTAAAATAATTAAAAAATCTGGAGCAAAATATGTTTTTCCAGTTGCTGAACACCATGATGGTTTCCAAATGTATAAAAGCGATATTTCAAAATGGAATTCTTATGAAATGGGACCTAAAAAAGATATTTTAGGTGAATTAAAAAATGCTTTTAACAATGAAAATTTAATTTTTTGTACTTCAACACATAGGGCAGAACATTGGTTTTTTATGAGTCATGGAAAAAAATTTGAAAGTGATATTCCGCAAGAGTCAAGAAAAGGTGACTTTTACTGGCCATCATTCGAAGAAAAGGGTGCATATGATTTTCAAAGTGAACCTAAACCTTCAAAAGAATTTCTTGAAGATTGGTTAGAAAGAACAGTTGAAATTATTGATAAATATGATCCTAAGATTTTGTATTTTGATTGGTGGATTCAACATGAAGCATTTAAACCATATTTAAAAAAAGTTGCTGCATATTATTATAATAATGCGTTTAAAAACAATAAAGATGTAATCATTGCTTATAAACATGATGCTTTTGTTTATGGATCTGGAATCGTTGAGATTGAAAGAGGGAGATTTAAAGAATTAAAACATTTCCCATGGCAAACAGAAACTGCAATAGCTAATAACTCATGGTGTTATACTAATAATTTGGATTATAAGACGGAGAATGATGTTTTAACATTATTAATTGATGTTGTCAGTAAAAATGGAAACCTTCTTTTAAATATTGGACCTAAAGGTGATGGTTCAATTCCTCAGTACGAAGAGAAAATGCTTGAAAATATTGGTAAATGGTTAGAAAAAAATGGTGAAGCTATTTATGAATCAATTCCATATTTAATTTTTGGCGAAGGAAGCACAATAGAAATTGAAGGTAAGTTTTCTGAGAAGAAAATTGAATATAAAAATGATGATTTCAGATTTACAGCAAACAACGGTGCTGTATATGTTTTTGTTTTAAATCCAAGAGATACAAAGAGATTTAATGTGAAAACACTTAGAAAAGCGACTGAAAAAACAGAAGGCATATTTAGTAGTATAAAAAAAGTTGTTTTACTAGAAACACAAAAAGAAGTAAGTTTTAAACATAATGAAGAGTTTTTAACAATTGAATTAGATAAAAGTTATGACAATTATCCAATTGTTTTTAAAGTGGAAATGGAATAA
- a CDS encoding glycoside hydrolase family 5 protein, with product MKKIIFGFLAIITSLILVGCVSNKTEDRIKKMNAIEVSRDMGNGTNLGNTMEAYGRVEHGIDADTEMYETAWGMPVTTKEMIKGMKEAGFDTIRIPVAWTNMMDYENDNYVINEKLLKRVSEIVNYALDADMYVIVNEHWSGGWWGMFGQPEQSTREKAMTMYTEMWKQISEHFKDYSYKLILESANEELGSRLNDEINEVKGTLTEDETYQVTNKINQKFVDTVRSTGGKNEDRFLLIAGYNTDIEKTIDDRFIMPTDKVEGKQLVSVHYYTPWTYAGDGESKTEWGTKEEYQEMNELFEKMTKFTKKGYGVVFGEFAAIPLKNGTLKGNTLEYIKNVFDNSDLYDFVPLLWDRSDFFDRKELKMKDEGIANLYSSRNVENESKLTIETIKDNARKALDKAVLDAPSGATGFEDKVMAYIMYNSKDYNVGYSNSKGNFYNPNDKTAGVVATDVEVSGAGEYTVSLDFSGVSGGFANSMTFMALGIYNGETNFPNYVIAIKEIKVNSEVVKVTAESYTVSDDKITTRVNIYNTWVTNIPDDARYVKPGLSKLARAVLIDGEKYAELRNVEITFEYIKK from the coding sequence ATGAAAAAAATTATATTTGGTTTTTTAGCTATTATTACATCACTTATTTTAGTAGGTTGTGTGTCTAACAAAACTGAAGATAGAATTAAAAAAATGAATGCAATTGAAGTATCAAGAGATATGGGAAATGGTACAAATCTTGGAAATACTATGGAAGCATATGGAAGAGTTGAACATGGTATTGATGCAGATACTGAAATGTATGAAACAGCATGGGGAATGCCAGTTACAACTAAAGAAATGATTAAAGGCATGAAAGAGGCAGGTTTTGATACAATTAGAATCCCTGTTGCATGGACTAATATGATGGATTACGAAAATGATAATTATGTAATCAATGAGAAACTATTAAAAAGAGTTTCAGAAATTGTTAACTATGCACTTGATGCTGATATGTATGTAATAGTCAATGAACATTGGTCTGGTGGTTGGTGGGGAATGTTTGGTCAACCTGAGCAATCAACAAGAGAAAAAGCAATGACTATGTATACGGAAATGTGGAAACAGATTTCAGAGCATTTTAAAGATTACTCATATAAATTAATTTTAGAATCTGCGAACGAAGAACTTGGTTCAAGATTAAATGATGAAATAAATGAAGTTAAGGGTACACTTACAGAAGATGAGACGTATCAAGTAACTAATAAGATTAATCAGAAATTTGTTGATACTGTTAGATCTACTGGTGGTAAAAATGAAGATAGATTCTTATTAATTGCTGGATATAATACCGATATTGAAAAGACTATTGATGATAGATTTATCATGCCGACAGATAAAGTTGAAGGTAAACAATTAGTATCTGTTCACTACTATACTCCATGGACATATGCAGGAGATGGAGAATCTAAAACCGAGTGGGGAACAAAAGAAGAATATCAAGAAATGAATGAGTTGTTTGAAAAAATGACTAAATTTACTAAAAAGGGGTATGGCGTAGTATTTGGAGAATTTGCTGCAATACCACTTAAAAATGGAACATTAAAAGGAAATACATTAGAGTATATAAAAAATGTATTTGATAATTCAGATTTATATGATTTTGTTCCGTTACTATGGGATAGAAGTGATTTTTTTGATAGAAAAGAACTGAAAATGAAAGATGAAGGAATAGCGAATCTATATTCAAGTAGAAACGTTGAAAATGAATCAAAACTGACTATTGAAACAATTAAAGATAATGCTAGAAAAGCGTTAGATAAAGCAGTTTTAGATGCGCCTTCTGGAGCAACAGGTTTTGAAGATAAAGTAATGGCATATATTATGTACAATAGTAAAGATTATAATGTTGGATATAGTAATAGTAAAGGTAATTTTTATAATCCAAATGATAAAACTGCTGGTGTAGTTGCTACTGATGTCGAAGTAAGTGGTGCAGGAGAATATACAGTATCACTTGATTTTAGTGGTGTATCTGGTGGATTTGCTAATTCAATGACATTTATGGCACTGGGAATATATAACGGGGAAACCAATTTTCCAAATTATGTTATTGCTATAAAAGAAATTAAAGTAAATAGTGAAGTAGTTAAAGTAACTGCAGAATCATATACAGTTTCAGATGATAAGATAACAACAAGAGTTAATATTTATAATACTTGGGTTACTAATATTCCTGATGACGCAAGATATGTTAAACCAGGATTAAGTAAATTAGCACGTGCAGTATTAATTGATGGTGAAAAGTATGCTGAACTTAGAAATGTAGAAATAACATTTGAGTATATTAAAAAATAA
- a CDS encoding YesL family protein, protein MRLFSVDGKLYKFMSTLWDILKLNFLWLVFSLPIVTIGASTVAAYSVTLKMVDNHEGNIMSDFYESFKKNLKQGIILGLITIFLAYCAYINIEVFNKAKDNPIIFLISGIFISYIGLVHITYAFPLLARYENTIKGTLLNSRKITYKYFFRTILLWIVVALLIGFFNFNVPLIFIGLIIGPSTVFYGASAISKKIFRNIENDNISS, encoded by the coding sequence ATGCGTTTATTTTCAGTAGATGGTAAACTATACAAATTTATGTCCACTTTATGGGATATTTTAAAACTTAATTTTTTATGGTTAGTTTTCAGCTTACCAATTGTTACAATAGGCGCGTCAACAGTAGCCGCTTATAGTGTTACATTAAAAATGGTTGATAATCATGAAGGTAATATTATGAGTGATTTTTATGAATCATTTAAAAAGAATTTGAAGCAAGGAATCATTTTAGGATTAATAACGATTTTTTTAGCTTATTGTGCGTATATTAATATTGAAGTTTTTAATAAAGCAAAAGATAATCCAATTATTTTCTTAATATCTGGGATCTTCATATCTTATATTGGATTAGTACATATAACCTATGCATTTCCACTACTAGCAAGATATGAAAATACAATCAAAGGAACTTTATTAAACTCAAGAAAAATTACATATAAGTATTTTTTTAGAACAATTCTTTTATGGATTGTTGTTGCATTACTAATAGGATTTTTTAATTTTAATGTACCGCTTATTTTTATAGGACTAATTATTGGACCAAGTACAGTTTTTTATGGTGCTAGTGCAATTTCAAAAAAAATATTTAGAAATATTGAGAATGATAATATATCTTCTTGA